GGGGTGCCGGCCACTGTATGCCTGCGCTTGACCTTGAACTGTCAAGAATTTGACAATGTGGGGTTCTGGTAAACCCCCGCCTCGCAGCGGTTCATGCCCATGGCTGCTTCCCCTAGACCGCGTCTTTCCGCTGCGCACCGCGCCGCGCTGGAGGGCAATCCGTGGTTCATGAGCATGCCGCGCGCCCAGCGCGAGGCGCTGCTGGGCGCGGCCGAACTCCACCACGTGCGGCGCGGCGCGATGGTGTTCCGCCAGGGCGACCCCATCCACGCGGCGGGCGGCGGCTTCTACGGACTGGTGGCGGGCACCATCAAGATTTCTTCACTACGTCAGGATGGGCGCGAGGCCATCCTCGCGGTGCTGGAGCCCGGCAACTGGTTTGGCGAGATCACGCTGATCGACGGCTCGCCGCGCACGCACGACGCCACCGCGCTGGAGGCACTCGACCTGCTGATGGTGCCGCCCGAGGCTTTCGTGCAGCTGATGCGCGACGTGGTCTTCTCCAACGCCATTGCCGCGATGCTCGCAGCGCGCGTGCGCATGCTCTACGGCCTGGCCGAAGACGCCACGCTGCGCAGCCTGCGCGCCCGCGTGGC
This is a stretch of genomic DNA from Variovorax paradoxus. It encodes these proteins:
- a CDS encoding Crp/Fnr family transcriptional regulator; this translates as MAASPRPRLSAAHRAALEGNPWFMSMPRAQREALLGAAELHHVRRGAMVFRQGDPIHAAGGGFYGLVAGTIKISSLRQDGREAILAVLEPGNWFGEITLIDGSPRTHDATALEALDLLMVPPEAFVQLMRDVVFSNAIAAMLAARVRMLYGLAEDATLRSLRARVAHRLLVLARGDATQSVHLRHELQLPQEALAMMLGVTRQTLSKELNALAGEGVVALRYGRIELLSLDVLQKLVSLG